Proteins encoded in a region of the Elizabethkingia bruuniana genome:
- a CDS encoding serine hydrolase domain-containing protein — translation MKISIFSFLLSCTFYSAQIKTYTEKNLSIPYFENRIKKVMDSLQVLGMSVAIINNGKIVYNKGFGVSDIKQKKQVTNHTLFEAASLSKPVFSYFVLKLVHERKLNLDEPLYKYLPADNISDERYKKITARMVLSHTTGLPNWSETTPIPLLFNPGEKFSYSGEAFVYLAKVIAKITNTNLQNLDQVFQQKVAKKLGLENFHFVITKEAEYNQATGYQNRQQVKDIRDRAIFDPAGGLYANTSNYTQFLIKLMKQKKEYKEMFTSASRLDDNDPIKSYFGIQNWTLGLAVVKIKNSINYWHGGNNLGFTSSFMINPEKEFGHVFFTNADQCNDMKKVFEDILWR, via the coding sequence ATGAAAATAAGTATATTTTCATTTCTATTAAGTTGTACATTTTATTCAGCCCAAATAAAAACTTATACTGAGAAAAATCTTAGCATACCATATTTCGAAAACAGAATTAAAAAGGTTATGGATTCCCTGCAAGTACTTGGAATGTCTGTCGCAATCATTAATAATGGTAAAATTGTATACAATAAAGGATTTGGAGTCTCAGACATTAAGCAGAAAAAACAAGTTACCAATCACACCCTTTTTGAAGCCGCTTCTCTATCCAAACCTGTTTTCAGCTATTTTGTTTTAAAGCTTGTACATGAGAGAAAACTAAATTTAGACGAACCTTTGTATAAATATTTACCGGCTGATAATATCAGTGACGAACGTTATAAAAAAATTACAGCCAGAATGGTTCTGAGCCATACAACAGGTTTGCCTAACTGGAGTGAAACTACACCAATTCCATTACTATTCAATCCTGGTGAAAAATTCTCGTATTCCGGTGAAGCGTTTGTATACCTGGCCAAAGTCATTGCTAAAATTACCAATACCAATCTTCAGAATCTCGATCAGGTTTTCCAACAAAAGGTTGCCAAAAAACTTGGTTTGGAAAATTTTCATTTTGTGATAACAAAAGAAGCGGAATACAATCAGGCAACTGGATACCAAAATAGACAACAAGTAAAAGATATCAGAGATCGAGCAATATTTGACCCCGCTGGCGGACTTTATGCCAACACATCAAATTATACACAATTCCTTATTAAACTCATGAAGCAAAAAAAAGAATATAAAGAGATGTTCACCTCAGCATCCCGTCTGGATGATAATGACCCAATAAAAAGCTACTTTGGAATACAAAACTGGACACTGGGACTGGCTGTGGTCAAAATTAAAAATTCAATTAATTACTGGCATGGTGGAAATAACCTTGGCTTTACATCATCATTTATGATTAACCCGGAAAAAGAGTTCGGTCATGTATTTTTCACTAATGCCGACCAATGCAATGACATGAAGAAAGTTTTTGAAGATATCCTGTGGAGATAA
- a CDS encoding peptidase domain-containing ABC transporter, producing MKKFPFYKQPDAKDCGPTCLRIVSKYYGKSIPLQQIRGLSETTREGSSLLGLSDAAENLGYRTLGVQINFDDLVSEVPLPCVVHWNKNHFVVVYKIEKKKNDYTVYVSDPSYGLITYTREEFIKFWIGENADEKTEEGIALILETTPAFYQTEWDDKESKASFKFLSKYLLKYKNLILQLAVGLLAGSLLSLIFPFLTQSIVDVGIQNHDINFIYLVLLAQVMLFAGRMGIEVIRSWILLHLSTRINISIISDFFIKLMKLPISFFDTRMTGDIMQRINDHHRIEQLLTNSSLNTLFSLVNLIIFSIVLLFYDYRLFLIYLLGAVLYIGWITFFLKKRKELDYKRFSQISQEQSKVIELVNGMQEIKMHNAEKQKRWGWEFLQVKLFKLRIKSLSLEQWQSVGGNFINQMKDILVSFLSAKLVLDGNLTLGMMLSVQYIIGQLNGPLMQLIDFIRQTQDAKISLERLGEIHDKEDEENAEEQYASEIPQQDIEVKNLTFRYVGSDAYVFENLNLSIPYQKTTAIVGASGSGKTTLLKLLMKFYEPQEGELKIGNTPLKNVSPRFWRDHCGVVMQEGYVFNDTIANNIAVGEDYIDKQKLRKAVDIANIKEFIEGLPLSYNTKIGNEGIGVSGGQKQRLFIARAVYKSPEYIFFDEATSALDANNEKVIMENLEQFFKGKTAIVIAHRLSTVKHADKIIVLDKGKVVEEGNHTELVALQGEYYRLVKNQLELGN from the coding sequence TTGAAAAAATTTCCATTCTATAAGCAGCCTGATGCCAAGGACTGTGGTCCTACATGTTTGCGGATTGTAAGTAAATATTACGGAAAAAGCATACCATTACAACAAATACGTGGTCTTTCTGAAACCACACGTGAAGGAAGTAGTCTGTTAGGGCTAAGTGATGCTGCAGAAAATCTCGGATACCGCACACTAGGTGTACAGATTAATTTTGATGATTTAGTGTCCGAAGTTCCGCTACCTTGTGTTGTTCACTGGAACAAAAACCACTTTGTTGTGGTTTATAAAATTGAAAAAAAGAAAAACGATTATACAGTATATGTTTCTGATCCAAGTTATGGGTTAATTACTTATACAAGGGAAGAGTTTATTAAATTCTGGATTGGGGAAAATGCAGATGAAAAAACAGAAGAGGGTATTGCTCTTATTTTGGAAACTACACCTGCTTTTTATCAGACTGAATGGGATGATAAAGAAAGTAAAGCCAGTTTTAAATTTCTTTCAAAGTACTTACTAAAGTATAAAAATCTGATTTTGCAGCTGGCAGTTGGGCTTCTGGCGGGAAGTTTACTTTCTTTGATTTTTCCATTTCTTACTCAAAGTATTGTCGATGTCGGTATTCAGAATCATGATATTAACTTTATTTATCTAGTGTTATTAGCACAGGTGATGCTTTTTGCAGGCAGGATGGGAATAGAAGTTATTCGCAGCTGGATCTTACTTCATCTTTCTACCCGGATTAATATTTCTATTATTTCTGATTTCTTTATCAAATTGATGAAGTTGCCGATTAGTTTCTTTGATACAAGGATGACCGGTGATATCATGCAGCGGATAAATGACCACCATCGTATTGAACAGTTACTAACGAACTCTTCTCTCAATACTTTATTTTCATTGGTCAATCTTATTATATTTAGTATTGTACTATTATTTTATGATTACCGTTTATTCCTAATTTATCTTTTAGGAGCAGTTCTTTATATTGGATGGATTACTTTTTTCCTGAAAAAAAGAAAAGAGCTTGATTATAAAAGGTTTTCACAGATTTCGCAGGAGCAGAGTAAGGTGATAGAGCTTGTTAACGGAATGCAGGAAATAAAAATGCACAATGCTGAAAAGCAAAAGCGTTGGGGATGGGAGTTTCTGCAAGTAAAATTATTCAAGCTTCGTATCAAATCACTTTCATTGGAGCAATGGCAATCTGTAGGAGGTAATTTTATCAATCAGATGAAAGATATTCTGGTTAGCTTTTTATCAGCAAAACTGGTATTAGATGGTAATTTGACTCTGGGGATGATGCTTTCCGTGCAGTATATCATCGGACAGTTAAACGGACCGTTGATGCAGCTTATTGATTTTATTCGCCAAACTCAGGATGCAAAAATATCATTAGAACGTTTGGGAGAAATTCATGATAAAGAAGATGAAGAAAATGCTGAAGAGCAGTATGCGTCAGAGATACCTCAACAGGACATAGAGGTTAAAAATCTTACTTTTCGCTATGTAGGCTCGGATGCTTATGTTTTTGAAAACCTTAATCTGAGTATTCCTTATCAGAAAACAACGGCAATTGTTGGAGCCAGCGGAAGTGGGAAAACAACATTGTTAAAATTACTGATGAAGTTTTATGAACCACAGGAAGGTGAGCTCAAAATAGGAAATACACCGTTAAAAAATGTTTCACCACGCTTTTGGAGAGATCATTGTGGTGTTGTGATGCAGGAAGGCTATGTCTTCAATGATACTATTGCCAATAATATTGCAGTTGGAGAAGATTATATAGATAAACAAAAACTTCGAAAAGCAGTTGATATAGCTAATATTAAGGAATTTATTGAAGGGCTTCCGTTAAGCTATAATACTAAAATAGGAAATGAAGGTATTGGTGTGAGTGGCGGACAAAAGCAACGTCTGTTTATTGCTCGTGCAGTTTATAAATCTCCCGAATATATCTTTTTTGATGAGGCGACCAGTGCATTGGATGCTAATAATGAAAAAGTTATCATGGAAAATCTGGAACAGTTCTTTAAAGGAAAAACAGCTATTGTTATTGCTCATAGATTATCAACTGTGAAGCATGCTGATAAGATTATTGTTCTGGACAAAGGAAAAGTGGTAGAAGAGGGGAATCATACAGAATTAGTTGCATTACAAGGAGAGTATTACAGATTAGTGAAAAACCAGTTGGAGCTTGGAAACTAA
- a CDS encoding HlyD family secretion protein, with amino-acid sequence MEVKRDILDEIELRSEGVQDILTRPPHWMIRWGNTIIFIILLLILLMSYIIKYPEFVPSQVIISTQNPPEKLESRINSKIEALFVKDHQVVNKGEQLLILQSTAHYQDVLKLRDIVNNLDNRQLQNFPLVETSGFKLGEVQGDYNAFAKALTDEQLYTRLQPYAPDNVAAEQSLSESRNRIQALQQQKRLEQAKYELSKKEFERSQQLYNQGVISASELDQERIKLLQAGQSVENVNMSISQLQEGISGIQKTKSGVSINAQKDKVNYSSQAIQLFEQLRKSLNNWEQNYLFTSSANGTVSFQQYLGEHQFVKAGEVLITVMPKEKETLIGRLTVPSVNSGKVKPGQKVLIKLDNYQFQEFGIVEGRVRNMSSVPDKDGNYYVDVSLPKGLTTSFNKKLSFDKELKGNAEIVTQDLRLIERFFYQFRKLLGYQS; translated from the coding sequence ATGGAAGTAAAGAGAGATATTTTAGACGAAATAGAATTGCGTTCTGAAGGTGTACAGGACATTTTAACCCGTCCGCCACACTGGATGATCCGATGGGGAAATACTATTATTTTTATTATTTTACTACTCATATTATTAATGAGTTATATTATAAAATACCCCGAATTTGTACCTTCTCAGGTTATAATCTCTACGCAGAATCCACCAGAGAAATTAGAATCAAGAATTAATAGTAAAATAGAAGCTCTTTTTGTAAAAGATCACCAAGTGGTTAATAAAGGGGAGCAATTATTAATTTTGCAGTCCACAGCACACTATCAGGATGTGCTAAAACTTCGGGATATAGTTAATAATTTAGACAACAGGCAGCTGCAGAATTTTCCTTTAGTAGAAACTTCCGGATTTAAATTAGGAGAAGTTCAGGGAGATTATAATGCTTTTGCCAAAGCTTTAACAGATGAACAGCTATATACACGTCTTCAGCCGTACGCTCCGGATAATGTAGCTGCAGAGCAGAGCCTTTCTGAATCCAGAAACAGGATTCAGGCGTTACAGCAGCAAAAAAGGCTGGAACAGGCGAAGTACGAATTGTCTAAAAAAGAATTTGAAAGATCACAACAGCTTTATAATCAGGGTGTGATTTCTGCATCTGAACTAGATCAGGAAAGAATCAAACTTCTGCAGGCAGGACAGAGTGTGGAAAATGTTAATATGTCAATCTCACAGCTACAGGAAGGGATTTCCGGAATACAAAAGACCAAAAGTGGTGTTTCTATTAATGCACAGAAAGATAAAGTTAACTATTCTTCCCAGGCAATTCAGCTGTTCGAGCAATTGAGAAAATCTCTTAACAACTGGGAACAAAATTATTTATTTACTTCATCTGCCAATGGAACGGTAAGCTTTCAGCAATATCTGGGAGAGCATCAGTTTGTGAAAGCAGGAGAAGTATTGATTACAGTGATGCCTAAAGAAAAGGAAACACTGATTGGCAGGCTGACAGTACCTTCAGTCAACTCCGGAAAAGTTAAACCGGGACAAAAAGTTTTAATAAAATTAGATAATTATCAGTTCCAGGAGTTCGGAATAGTAGAAGGTCGTGTGCGAAATATGTCCTCAGTGCCGGACAAAGATGGAAACTATTATGTAGATGTAAGTCTTCCTAAGGGGTTAACAACCTCTTTTAATAAAAAATTGTCTTTTGATAAAGAATTAAAAGGCAATGCAGAGATTGTAACACAAGATCTCCGACTGATAGAGCGTTTCTTCTATCAATTCAGAAAGCTATTAGGCTATCAGAGCTAA
- a CDS encoding RDD family protein produces the protein MEDKIIDFFRRGLAYIFDIYFITTSQIIIFSLYRYISSDLFRLSLLYIIQNFRFLFLINTLLYFFLCEYIFSKTLGKKIFKLKIVYNKNRLLSAIIRTLIRLFPFDLFFILIPKYKPLHDILAKTEVIKRG, from the coding sequence TTGGAAGATAAAATTATTGATTTTTTTAGAAGAGGTTTGGCTTATATATTTGATATTTATTTTATTACAACATCTCAAATAATTATTTTTTCATTGTATAGATATATTTCTTCAGATCTTTTTCGATTAAGTTTGTTGTATATAATTCAAAATTTTAGATTTTTATTTTTAATTAATACTTTGTTATATTTCTTTTTGTGTGAATATATTTTTTCAAAAACATTAGGAAAGAAAATTTTTAAACTAAAAATAGTATATAATAAAAATCGGCTTTTATCAGCTATTATTCGCACACTTATAAGATTATTTCCATTTGATTTGTTCTTTATTCTTATTCCTAAATATAAACCTTTGCATGATATTCTGGCAAAAACTGAAGTTATTAAACGAGGTTGA
- a CDS encoding DeoR/GlpR family DNA-binding transcription regulator — protein sequence MDHNHLANYTKEERKAHILKEINLHTRVSFDTLSNQLFVSEDTIRRDINELEAESLIIKIKGGAMTKAYHHSSAATQVYSGEAKQIIAQKTLELLHDGMVLLMGGGTTVREFIRLIPNDMHITVFTVSVISAIELLDKPNIKTIMIGGAISPYSQMCISGDVYNTLGSIKADLLILGTNALDIEGGFSDSDWDTVQVKKMMIKASQKVAILSISEKLNTVLKMKIADLSEVDYVITETDSDNEKLQPYKSAVPSLTFI from the coding sequence ATGGATCATAATCATTTAGCCAATTATACCAAAGAAGAAAGGAAAGCTCATATTTTAAAAGAAATTAACCTGCATACCCGTGTTAGTTTTGATACACTTTCCAATCAACTTTTTGTTTCTGAGGATACCATAAGAAGAGACATTAACGAACTGGAAGCAGAATCACTAATTATAAAGATAAAAGGTGGTGCCATGACAAAGGCTTATCACCACTCTTCTGCTGCTACCCAGGTATATTCCGGGGAAGCTAAACAGATTATCGCTCAAAAAACGCTTGAATTATTGCATGACGGTATGGTCTTATTAATGGGCGGAGGCACTACAGTAAGAGAATTTATTCGCTTAATTCCGAATGACATGCATATTACTGTATTTACGGTTTCTGTAATCTCAGCTATAGAATTACTGGACAAACCTAATATTAAAACAATTATGATAGGTGGAGCAATCTCTCCCTACAGCCAGATGTGCATTAGTGGTGATGTTTATAATACATTAGGAAGTATTAAAGCTGATTTATTGATTCTGGGCACTAATGCACTGGACATAGAAGGCGGTTTTTCAGATTCAGACTGGGATACAGTCCAGGTAAAAAAAATGATGATAAAAGCTTCACAAAAAGTAGCTATTCTTTCAATATCCGAGAAACTAAATACGGTATTAAAAATGAAAATAGCTGATCTTTCCGAAGTAGATTATGTTATTACAGAAACTGATTCTGATAACGAAAAACTGCAGCCTTACAAAAGTGCAGTTCCAAGTCTTACATTTATCTAA
- a CDS encoding vitamin K epoxide reductase family protein, with translation MNFDQLIHQLKLDKEEFYFQFNSHPDYPSALALSDTLGFFRIENDAYEIEEDIWGELPDKYVAIVKQDGQSKFTLVQRTKDGYDLFSDKKYHYSEKEFLENVGNFVLIMNDQHQEKSDKIEKKNIFYILIGLFLLISLPFNTWWVSAFNILSVIGIMLSYELFFQDLGQTSAIISNICGGGAGQGSDERSSCDKVIGSGTFSLFGLKLQDYSFIYFLSLFFIGILIPFSGTVLFVLSTISLLVVGYSLYMQSVVLKAFCKVCLFIAAILIGQFVLSLLKLNGGYHIYPFLISLVLMGGIFGLVYYLKNLNLKYDELKKNHMKNIRFKRNFQLFKRELEAEEPITFENPKELFFVGNPGGKLHMAIISNPYCGFCKGGHEIIQKLLEKSEDISVQIRFNYRDFRADENFKKLLSKLYEIYLKDQKEFLTALHFWFEKRDHDLFFKTYGEAEINQPFLHALEIQTLENDKHSLNFTPIFIVNKYKYPSVYEREDIYYFIDDLMEEQ, from the coding sequence ATGAATTTTGACCAGCTAATACACCAGTTAAAACTCGATAAAGAAGAATTTTATTTTCAATTTAACTCACATCCTGATTACCCATCAGCACTTGCGTTGAGTGATACACTGGGCTTTTTCAGAATAGAGAATGATGCTTATGAAATAGAAGAGGATATATGGGGAGAACTTCCTGATAAATATGTAGCGATAGTAAAGCAGGATGGACAGAGTAAATTTACATTGGTACAGCGCACAAAAGATGGCTATGATTTGTTTTCGGATAAAAAATACCATTATTCTGAAAAAGAATTTTTAGAAAATGTTGGTAATTTTGTGCTGATCATGAACGATCAGCACCAGGAGAAATCTGATAAAATAGAAAAAAAGAATATATTCTATATACTCATTGGACTGTTTCTGTTAATCAGTTTACCATTTAATACATGGTGGGTAAGCGCTTTTAATATTTTGAGTGTTATAGGAATTATGCTTTCCTATGAACTATTCTTTCAGGATCTGGGACAAACTTCCGCTATCATTAGTAATATTTGTGGTGGTGGGGCAGGTCAGGGCTCCGATGAGCGTTCTTCCTGTGATAAAGTAATTGGCTCAGGTACGTTTAGTTTGTTCGGATTAAAACTTCAGGATTATAGTTTTATCTATTTCCTGAGTTTATTTTTCATTGGTATACTAATTCCGTTTTCAGGAACCGTTTTATTTGTATTAAGTACAATATCCTTACTTGTAGTTGGATATTCACTATATATGCAGTCTGTAGTGCTTAAAGCTTTTTGTAAAGTATGTCTTTTTATAGCGGCAATTCTTATAGGACAGTTTGTATTAAGTCTCCTGAAATTAAATGGAGGGTACCATATTTATCCGTTCCTGATCTCATTGGTACTTATGGGAGGGATATTTGGACTTGTTTATTATCTTAAAAATTTAAATCTGAAATATGATGAACTGAAGAAGAATCATATGAAGAATATAAGATTTAAAAGGAATTTCCAGTTGTTTAAACGAGAGTTAGAAGCTGAGGAACCTATTACCTTTGAAAATCCTAAAGAATTATTCTTTGTAGGTAATCCTGGTGGTAAGCTTCATATGGCAATAATTTCCAATCCTTATTGTGGATTTTGTAAAGGAGGACATGAAATTATTCAGAAGTTATTGGAAAAATCAGAGGATATTTCGGTTCAAATAAGGTTTAATTATCGTGACTTCCGTGCAGATGAGAATTTTAAAAAGCTCTTATCCAAGCTGTATGAAATTTATTTAAAAGATCAGAAAGAGTTTTTGACGGCTTTACACTTCTGGTTTGAAAAAAGAGATCATGATCTATTTTTCAAGACTTATGGCGAAGCAGAAATTAATCAGCCATTCCTTCATGCATTGGAAATACAGACACTCGAAAATGATAAACATTCACTGAATTTTACACCAATATTTATTGTTAATAAGTATAAATATCCAAGCGTATATGAACGCGAAGATATTTATTATTTTATCGATGATTTGATGGAAGAACAATAG
- a CDS encoding M20/M25/M40 family metallo-hydrolase, giving the protein MKKIILGIITVLVLLVVIVLVKTYTYPFKKVNVNAKSAMNIPQNDSAIYRFSEGLKIPTISTGELGDFDYTSFDQFKKYLKETYPLIYQHTEYQEVNGYGLVFKLKGSNSGLQPILFLSHMDVVPPGDADVKNKGGNIFRPQDKPAASPKEVAEDWDYAPFSGAVANGRIYGRGALDMKGMLFSLMESLTTLIKEKHVPQRDIYLAFGFDEEVGGRKGAVKIAEYFKSKGLEFDAVYDEGGIIVEKGSISGIDSDVALIGCAEKGFLSARIKVKGLGGHSSMPPMESAIGKAAVIMQRLEDHQMKPMITPLIQEFFDNVGGAMPFTNRMAIANRWLLNPVLLSQLTKNNSTNALVRTTTALTMMKGSDGTNVLSPEVEFVVNFRLLPGNTVKDVKNHIAKATKGFDVEIEEVDNTREASAVSSTKTKAYKVIESGIKELYPEALVSPYLTVGGTDAYKYQIVSKNIYRFIPFKINHAEQQSIHSTNEYISIENYMRMIRYFEYVMKNYDK; this is encoded by the coding sequence ATGAAAAAAATTATTTTAGGAATTATAACAGTACTTGTTCTTCTGGTTGTAATTGTATTGGTAAAGACTTATACTTATCCGTTTAAAAAAGTAAATGTAAATGCAAAGTCAGCAATGAATATTCCACAGAATGATTCAGCGATATATCGATTTTCGGAAGGATTGAAAATTCCGACTATTTCTACGGGGGAGTTAGGTGATTTTGACTATACCAGTTTTGACCAATTTAAAAAATATTTAAAAGAGACTTACCCTCTTATTTATCAGCATACAGAATACCAGGAAGTAAACGGTTACGGATTGGTTTTTAAGTTGAAGGGAAGTAATTCAGGTTTACAGCCTATTCTGTTTCTTTCCCATATGGATGTTGTGCCACCCGGCGATGCAGATGTTAAAAATAAAGGAGGAAATATTTTCAGACCACAGGATAAACCAGCTGCTTCTCCAAAAGAAGTAGCAGAGGACTGGGATTATGCACCTTTTTCGGGTGCTGTTGCAAACGGACGTATTTATGGAAGGGGAGCATTGGATATGAAGGGAATGCTTTTCTCTTTAATGGAATCTTTGACTACACTTATTAAAGAAAAGCATGTGCCACAGCGGGATATTTATCTTGCTTTTGGTTTTGATGAAGAAGTTGGCGGAAGAAAAGGAGCCGTAAAGATTGCCGAATATTTTAAATCGAAAGGATTGGAATTTGATGCTGTTTACGATGAAGGCGGAATTATTGTAGAAAAAGGCAGTATATCCGGAATTGATTCTGATGTCGCATTAATAGGATGTGCAGAAAAAGGCTTTCTTTCCGCCAGAATAAAAGTAAAAGGATTGGGAGGACATTCTTCCATGCCACCTATGGAAAGTGCAATTGGAAAAGCCGCTGTTATTATGCAGCGATTGGAAGATCATCAGATGAAACCAATGATTACTCCGTTAATACAGGAATTTTTTGACAATGTTGGCGGAGCAATGCCTTTTACTAACCGTATGGCTATTGCAAACCGTTGGCTGCTGAACCCTGTTTTGCTTTCACAGCTTACTAAAAATAATTCTACCAATGCATTAGTGCGCACGACTACAGCTCTTACAATGATGAAAGGGAGTGATGGGACCAATGTGCTCTCTCCTGAAGTAGAATTTGTAGTGAATTTCAGATTACTTCCCGGAAATACTGTGAAAGATGTTAAAAATCATATCGCTAAGGCTACTAAAGGCTTTGATGTGGAAATAGAAGAAGTTGATAATACCAGAGAAGCTTCTGCAGTGTCTTCTACAAAAACAAAAGCTTATAAAGTAATAGAATCGGGAATTAAGGAATTGTATCCGGAAGCTTTAGTTTCTCCTTACCTTACTGTAGGTGGTACAGATGCTTATAAATATCAGATTGTAAGTAAGAATATTTACAGATTTATTCCATTTAAAATAAATCATGCCGAACAGCAAAGTATCCACAGTACAAATGAATATATCAGTATTGAAAACTATATGCGGATGATTCGCTATTTCGAATATGTGATGAAAAATTATGATAAATAA